DNA sequence from the Nocardia fluminea genome:
GTCGGGCTCGTAATGCCCGGCAAGGACCTCGGTGAGGGTGGTGTCCCACAGCGCCCGTTTCGACGGCGCCCGCCGCACCCAGGCATGGAAAGTTCTCGGGGCGATCTTGACGCCGTGCGCAGTCAGCGCACGGCAGATCGGAACGACCCCGAACCGAGCCCGATGCTCGGCGATGAACGCGCAAACTACCGCTGTCGCGGGTCGTTCGCCCGCGCGAAGAAAGACGTTGCCGCAGACAAGATTTCGATGGTTTGCTCGAGTTCTGCGATCTTACGTTTCTGCTCACGAATCGTCCGCGCCGCCTCCGTGGTCATCCCCTCGGCGTCACCGGTGTCGACCGCGGCTTGGCGCACCCATTTACGCAGGGTTTCCGCGGTCATTCCCAGCCTCGCGGAGACCGCTTTCATCGCGGCCCACTCGCTGTCGTAGTCGTCGCGGTGATCGACGACCAGCCGGACGGCCTTGGCTTTGGTCGCTTCGTCGTACTTCGCAGGCATGATCTGCCCATCCTTCCCAAGTAAGAAGGTGGGCACCAAACCCGGGGCGGTTCAGAGACGCGTCTTACTCAGCCTGCAGCGGCTCGCCGAAAACCCAGGGCGTCAGCACTACAAGCCAGCCGTCGGGATCCGCGAACAACACTGCGCCGCTCCGTGCCCAATACGGGTTAGCGGGCACGACCGGCCGGTGACCACGCCCAGTGAGGCGATCCGCCATGCCCCGAAGTGCCTGTTCCCCTCGCAAATACAGCACAAGCTGATTCTCCGGATGAGGTGGAGGTATCACCGGTGGAGAACCGTGCTGCGTGATCTCCAACTGCACCCCAGCCCCAGGCAGCCCGAAAACGGCCCCGTCGTATCCATCGTGATCACGCCACTGCGCCAGCACCGCCAATCCGAGATCATCTCGGTAGAACACGACCACCTCGTCAAACCGTGCCGTGGGTCGCGCGAACCGTACCGCCCCTACGCTCAAATGCTCTGGCCACACATCGAGCGAAACACTGAAATTCGACCGATCCATCCCAGCGTGCAGTGAGAACGTTGACCTGCCAGCGCACGGAACTCTGCAGATGCTGTCGTTCGTGACCGTACGATAGGCGGCAGATGTGGACGTTCGATACTGCGCGCCCAGCGGCAAAGTGGTGCAGCAAGTCAGACGACCTTCTGGCCGATTGCCCGCAGTACCTCCGAGAGCCAAACCAGGTGGTATCCGATCGCTCGATCTGGATCGGCCAGTAGATCCGTCAGATGCTCCCACGACCACGAGAGTTGGCCCAGCGTCAGATCGGCCGGAGTGTGGTTGACGTCGTACAGCGCATCTTTCGGAATGGACCAGAAGTAGTCCTCGTCCAAGCGGATAGTGCCGCCATCGGTGGCAGCCTCGACATGATCCATGAGCAAGTCGATGGATCTGCGTAGCTCAGCCAGGGGCACATGCAGTTGCCATTCGGTCATGAGCACCATCATTCCCGGATCCAGACAACGCCCCTGAAGTCGGCACTATCGTGCGTCGGGCCGAACCTCGGCATGGCCGGATGAACCGCTCGGGCGCGGCAGATCAGCCCGCTGCAACGACTAGCCCCGCAGCTGGGAAAGCTCCTGGACTGACACGGCGTGGGTAGGCAAGTGCCGCAGCGGATAGCTGTGGTCGAGACCGCCCAGGGTGTTCAGTTGGAGGCCAGCCATGCCTGTGTTTGCTGACGTGCGATCGACACCAGACGGTCGTAGCCGTAGTTGATGTCGACCAAGTGGGATTCGAACAGCGGTATCTCGTTCAGGCGGTCCGGGCCAGGAACTGAGATCCGGTAGTAATGGTGGCCGTTGTTCTCCTCGCACCGACCTGACGCACGCGAGGCGGTCGAGGTCCAAGTGGAGTCCGAGTGCGGGGGCGCGTCAGGGAAGGTGGAGTAGCCGAGCAGGATCGAGATGATGCCGAACGCGAACGGCGCGGATGGCACGGTGATCGGCTGTGGGGAGTCGTCACCGCTGAGCAGCCCGGGATCGGTGCAGGCGACCTGGTAGCCGGGTCCGTACGGCAGGCCCCAGCGCAGGGACAGCAAGCCCAGCTCGGCATTGCCGAACAGCGAGAACAGCGGGTAGTTCTGGGCGACGGAATAGGCGGTGACACAGCCGTATTCACCCCGCCGGTTACACAGCGGAATGGAAGTGAAGTCGCCTCCGGTGCGGCTGCCGGGGGCGGTGGTGACGTTGCCGCCCATCAGGAACGCCCCGACCAGCCGCTCGCGCAGTTCCGGGTCGGGGTCGATGTGTTCGCGAATCAGCTTGCGGGCCATCAGCGTTCCCTGGGAATGACTGATGATGATCACGCCGCGGCCGTGGTTGTCGTTGGCGAGGTAGTCGTTCCAGGCGTTTTCGATGTCGCGGTAACCCACCTCGATCAGTCCCGCCCCAGCGGCCAGTTCCACTGGCAACGCAGGCAACGTCACCTGCCGGTAGATCGGCGCGAATACACGACAGACGTCCGAGAACCGGGCGGCCTGGAAGCTCGCGATCGACTGCACCTCCGGCTGCGCGACCGGATCCTGGTTCAACGCGACCTGGTCGCTGACCGTCGGATAGAGGTAGAAGCAGTCCACCGGCTTGTCGGCTTCATCGACTCTGATCGGCGTATCGACCTGCCCGGTGCCCAGATCGGTGGTGTCCGAGGGCAGGTCGCAAGGATCACCGGTGGCAGCTGGATGGCACAACCAGGTCGTTGCCGCGACCGGCTCCGCAGTGGCCAC
Encoded proteins:
- a CDS encoding DUF3089 domain-containing protein, whose translation is MSKPAEAFGQVLGLAIAVSVVMTAGVATAEPVAATTWLCHPAATGDPCDLPSDTTDLGTGQVDTPIRVDEADKPVDCFYLYPTVSDQVALNQDPVAQPEVQSIASFQAARFSDVCRVFAPIYRQVTLPALPVELAAGAGLIEVGYRDIENAWNDYLANDNHGRGVIIISHSQGTLMARKLIREHIDPDPELRERLVGAFLMGGNVTTAPGSRTGGDFTSIPLCNRRGEYGCVTAYSVAQNYPLFSLFGNAELGLLSLRWGLPYGPGYQVACTDPGLLSGDDSPQPITVPSAPFAFGIISILLGYSTFPDAPPHSDSTWTSTASRASGRCEENNGHHYYRISVPGPDRLNEIPLFESHLVDINYGYDRLVSIARQQTQAWLASN
- a CDS encoding VOC family protein, producing MDRSNFSVSLDVWPEHLSVGAVRFARPTARFDEVVVFYRDDLGLAVLAQWRDHDGYDGAVFGLPGAGVQLEITQHGSPPVIPPPHPENQLVLYLRGEQALRGMADRLTGRGHRPVVPANPYWARSGAVLFADPDGWLVVLTPWVFGEPLQAE